Proteins co-encoded in one Aquincola tertiaricarbonis genomic window:
- a CDS encoding prepilin peptidase, with product MADLPLDLLLSPWVLALLGLCIGSFLNVVIHRLPLIIERQWWADVSHQLGDADSWRRVFAAKGEPPEPQQRTAKALTSGLEALPHLGIATPRSRCPSCGHAIRWHENLPLLGWLRLKGRCAACGSRISARYPLIEVATAALFAAIGWRFGAQPVTLLWCAVAAVLVALAAIDWDTTVLPDALNLPLLWAGLVAAGLGLTLPLSTALWGAVAGYLSLWSVYWLFKLTTGKEGMGYGDFKLLAALGAWLGWQAIVPILLMSSVIGAVVGIGMKLRASLREGRYVPFGPFLAGAGLVVMLAGTPTVLGWIGWN from the coding sequence CTGGCCGATCTTCCGCTCGACCTCCTGCTGTCGCCCTGGGTCCTGGCCCTGCTGGGCCTGTGCATCGGCAGCTTCCTCAACGTCGTCATCCACCGGCTGCCGCTCATCATCGAGCGGCAGTGGTGGGCCGACGTGTCGCACCAGCTGGGCGATGCCGACTCCTGGCGCCGCGTGTTCGCTGCCAAGGGCGAGCCGCCCGAGCCGCAGCAGCGCACCGCCAAGGCGCTGACCAGCGGCCTGGAGGCCCTGCCCCACCTGGGCATCGCCACGCCGCGCTCACGCTGCCCTTCCTGCGGCCATGCCATTCGCTGGCACGAGAACCTGCCGTTGCTGGGCTGGCTGCGCCTGAAGGGCCGCTGCGCGGCCTGCGGCAGCCGCATCTCGGCGCGCTACCCGCTGATCGAAGTGGCGACGGCGGCGCTGTTCGCCGCCATCGGCTGGCGTTTCGGTGCGCAGCCGGTGACGCTGCTGTGGTGCGCGGTGGCCGCCGTGCTGGTGGCACTGGCCGCCATCGACTGGGACACCACGGTGCTGCCCGACGCGCTGAACCTGCCGCTGCTGTGGGCCGGCCTGGTGGCCGCGGGGCTGGGGCTGACGCTGCCGCTGTCCACCGCGCTGTGGGGCGCCGTGGCGGGCTACCTGTCGCTGTGGTCGGTGTACTGGCTGTTCAAGCTCACCACCGGCAAGGAAGGCATGGGTTATGGCGACTTCAAGCTGCTGGCCGCGCTGGGCGCCTGGCTGGGCTGGCAGGCCATCGTGCCCATCCTGCTGATGTCGTCGGTGATCGGCGCGGTAGTGGGCATCGGCATGAAGCTGCGCGCCTCGCTGCGCGAAGGCCGCTACGTGCCCTTCGGCCCCTTCCTGGCCGGTGCCGGGTTGGTGGTGATGCTGGCCGGTACCCCGACGGTGCTCGGCTGGATCGGCTGGAACTGA
- the coaE gene encoding dephospho-CoA kinase (Dephospho-CoA kinase (CoaE) performs the final step in coenzyme A biosynthesis.) encodes MSHPLRIGLTGGIGSGKSTVAAQLVARGAVLVDTDAISRALTAVGGAALPAIAAAFGPQAIGADGALDRDHMRQQVFADPAMRQRLEAILHPMIGAETMRQAEDAGERPIVFDVPLLTESAHWRERVHKVLVVDCREATQVARVMRRSGWAEETVQRVVAQQATRAARRAIADAVIFNEGLTLEQLDTQVQRLWQAWGADRVKQ; translated from the coding sequence ATGTCGCACCCCCTGCGCATCGGCCTGACCGGCGGCATCGGCAGCGGCAAGAGCACCGTGGCTGCGCAACTGGTGGCTCGCGGCGCGGTGCTGGTGGACACCGATGCGATCTCGCGTGCGCTCACCGCCGTGGGCGGTGCGGCGTTGCCGGCCATCGCGGCCGCCTTCGGGCCGCAGGCCATCGGCGCCGATGGCGCGCTGGACCGCGACCACATGCGCCAGCAAGTGTTCGCCGACCCGGCCATGCGCCAGCGGCTGGAAGCCATCCTGCACCCGATGATCGGCGCCGAGACGATGCGGCAGGCCGAAGACGCGGGCGAACGGCCCATCGTCTTCGACGTGCCGCTGCTGACCGAATCGGCCCACTGGCGCGAGCGTGTGCACAAGGTGCTGGTGGTGGACTGCCGCGAGGCCACGCAGGTGGCGCGGGTGATGCGCCGCTCGGGCTGGGCCGAAGAAACCGTGCAGCGTGTGGTGGCCCAACAGGCCACGCGGGCGGCGCGGCGGGCCATCGCCGATGCCGTGATCTTCAATGAAGGGCTGACCCTGGAACAGCTCGATACCCAGGTACAGCGCCTGTGGCAGGCCTGGGGCGCGGACCGTGTGAAACAATAA
- the zapD gene encoding cell division protein ZapD — protein sequence MVLYEYPFNEGIRTMLRLEHLFNRLGQLVSRDATVDHHFALATLFEIMDVASRADLKSDLLKELDRHRALLESYRGNPAISEAALDVVTGRLDHAFNGLNGMDGKAGHQLNGNEWLMSIRSRIGIPGGTCEFDLPAYHAWQQHEPARRRADLIGWIDTMRPLADALHVLLGLLRDSGVPHKVVATGGQFQRSLPQGKTYHLLRVRLPADPELVPEITGHRLMVSVRLMRHDEEGRLRPVAEDCSFELTLCA from the coding sequence TTGGTTCTCTACGAATACCCGTTCAACGAAGGCATCCGCACGATGCTGCGCCTGGAGCACCTGTTCAACAGGCTCGGCCAGCTGGTGTCGCGCGACGCCACGGTGGACCACCACTTCGCGCTGGCCACGCTGTTCGAGATCATGGACGTCGCCTCGCGCGCCGACCTGAAGTCCGACCTGCTCAAGGAGCTGGACCGCCACCGCGCGCTGCTGGAAAGCTACCGCGGCAACCCCGCCATCTCGGAAGCGGCGCTCGACGTCGTCACCGGGCGGCTGGACCACGCCTTCAACGGCCTGAACGGCATGGACGGCAAGGCCGGCCACCAGCTCAACGGCAACGAGTGGCTGATGAGCATCCGCAGCCGCATCGGCATTCCCGGGGGCACCTGCGAATTCGACCTGCCCGCCTACCACGCCTGGCAGCAGCATGAGCCGGCGCGCCGCCGCGCCGACCTGATCGGCTGGATCGACACCATGCGGCCGCTGGCCGATGCGCTGCATGTGCTGCTGGGCCTGCTGCGCGACAGCGGCGTGCCGCACAAGGTGGTGGCCACCGGCGGCCAGTTCCAGCGCAGCCTGCCGCAAGGCAAGACCTACCACCTGCTGCGGGTGCGGCTGCCGGCCGACCCCGAGCTGGTGCCCGAGATCACCGGCCACCGGCTGATGGTGTCGGTGCGGCTGATGCGCCACGATGAAGAAGGCCGCCTGCGCCCGGTGGCCGAGGACTGCAGCTTCGAACTGACGCTCTGCGCATGA
- a CDS encoding DNA gyrase inhibitor YacG — translation MTRTVKCPACGGPSLYAPENKWRPFCSERCRTADLGAWAEGRYRLPAESQDPDAETPAAPEGTRRRDEF, via the coding sequence ATGACCCGCACGGTGAAATGCCCTGCCTGTGGCGGGCCCAGCCTGTACGCGCCCGAGAACAAGTGGCGCCCCTTCTGCAGCGAGCGCTGCCGCACCGCCGACCTGGGCGCCTGGGCCGAGGGCCGCTACCGGCTGCCCGCCGAATCGCAGGACCCGGACGCAGAAACGCCGGCGGCGCCCGAGGGCACGCGCCGGCGCGACGAGTTCTAG